The Desulfobacteraceae bacterium genome has a segment encoding these proteins:
- a CDS encoding type II secretion system GspH family protein, which translates to MALRLFRSDAGVTLIELVVTLTILSVLAMGIMPLSVISAKRAKELELKRNLRTIRMALDAYKERVDNGEIPKEAFSSGYPKNLEILVEGVEIQGPVPYKVKFLRRLPKDPMIEDGEWGLRSYADASDSTSWGGQDVYDVYSKSGKKALDGTNYKDW; encoded by the coding sequence ATGGCGCTTCGGCTTTTCAGATCCGACGCCGGCGTCACCCTGATCGAGCTGGTCGTCACCTTGACCATACTATCGGTGCTGGCCATGGGGATCATGCCCTTATCGGTCATATCCGCCAAACGCGCCAAGGAACTCGAGCTGAAGAGAAATCTGCGCACCATCCGCATGGCCCTCGACGCGTACAAAGAGCGGGTCGATAATGGGGAAATCCCCAAGGAAGCCTTTTCCAGTGGTTATCCCAAGAATCTCGAAATTTTGGTGGAAGGGGTGGAGATTCAAGGCCCGGTGCCTTACAAGGTAAAATTCCTCAGACGGCTGCCCAAAGACCCCATGATCGAGGACGGCGAGTGGGGGCTCCGGTCCTATGCCGACGCGTCGGATAGCACCTCGTGGGGCGGGCAGGATGTGTATGATGTGTATTCCAAAAGCGGG